The Salarias fasciatus unplaced genomic scaffold, fSalaFa1.1, whole genome shotgun sequence genomic sequence TAGGGTCAGATAGAGTCAGGGGTCAgatagggtcaggggtcagacagggtcaggggtcagacaggGTCAGATACggtcaggggtcagacagggtcagatagggtcaggggtcagatagggtcaggggtcagacagggtcaggggtcagacagggtcaggggtcagacaggGTCAGATACggtcaggggtcagacagggtcagatagggtcaggggtcagatagggtcaggggtcagacagggtcaggggtcagatagggtcaggggtcagatagAGTCAGGGGTCAgatagggtcaggggtcagacagggtcagatagggtcaggggtcagacagggtcagatagggtcaggggtcagatagggtcaggggtcagatagAGTCAGGGGTCAGATAGAGTCAGGGGTCAGACAGGGTCAgatagggtcaggggtcagacagggtcagatagggtcaggggtcagacagggtcaggggtcagatagggtcaggggtcagatagggtcaggggtcagacagggtcagatagggtcaggggtcagatagAGTCAGGGGTCAGATAGAGTCAGGGGTCagacagggtcaggggtcagatagggtcaggggtcagacagggtcagatagggtcaggggtcagatagggtcaggggtcagatagggtcaggggtcagatagGGTCAGATAGAGTCAGGGGTCAgatagggtcaggggtcagacagggtcaggggtcagacaggGTCAGATACggtcaggggtcagacagggtcagatagggtcaggggtcagatagggtcaggggtcagacagggtcaggggtcagatagggtcaggggtcagatagAGTCAGGGGTCAgatagggtcaggggtcagacagggtcagatagggtcaggggtcagacagggtcagatagggtcaggggtcagacagggtcagatagggtcaggggtcagatagggtcaggggtcagatagggtcaggggtcagatagAGTCAGGGGTCAGATAGAGTCAGGGGTCAgatagggtcaggggtcagacagggtcagatagggtcaggggtcagatagGGTCAGATAGAGTCAGGGGTCAgatagggtcaggggtcagacaggGTCAGGCGTCAGACAGGGTCagacagggtcaggggtcagacagggtcaggggtcagacagggtcaggggtcagacagggtcaggggtcagggtacCTGCCAGGCTGCGCAGCTGGCTGACCAGCAGGCTGATGGGTCCGGAGTAGGGCAGGGCCTGGGTCTGCGTCACGGTGCTCATACACAGATCCGTGTATTCTGGACAGGACAGAGCAGAACCTTTAGAACAGGgagggaccgggaccgggaccgggacgggAACTcggactgggaccgggaccgggaccgggacgggAACTGGGACCGAGACCGGGACTGACTGGAGAGGTCGGAGGGCGTCAGGATGTGGTAGTTGAAGTTCCTCTTGACCAGGATCCCGGACACCCGCTGGCCCTGAGCGCACTTCCTGTCGGCCAGAGAGCCCATCACCTGCagcagagcatgctgggagttagcgcggcgcggcgggcgTTGCAGGGGCGGAGCGggggcagggcgggggcggAGCAGGGGCGGGGCCCACCTTGGCCAGCTTCTCTCCTCTGAAGTTGAGCGTGACGGCCTCGGTGTTCTTGGGGTTGTGCACCTCGATGTGGACCTCGTCGTTGTCCTCGTACTCCCGGATCAGCGCCGCCTTCAGGCGGGCCATCTCGTTCTGCTCGCCGTGGACCAGGATCTGGAGGCGGGGTCAGAACGGGGTCAGAGGCGGGGTCGGAGCGGGGGCGGcaggcggcgggcggcgcctACCACGTGCGGCGGTTTGAGCGCCCGGATGAACTCGCTGGTCTGCTGGTAGTCGGTGTGGGCGGAGAAGGAGATGTAGTCCACCGACATCTTCAGCGGCAGCTTCTGGCCCGACATGGTGCTGATCTCGTCCGGCTCCGTCATGATGTGCTGCGGGGAGCACGCTCACGTTAGCGCCAAGcaaggccccgccccctcactcACTACTGCTGGCCCCACAaggtcctgctggggggggcggggctgaagCAGAGCCTCCCTCAGGTCAGGagccacttcctggttccagggggccacttcctggttccagggggccacttcctggttccagggggccacttcctggttccagggggccacttcctggttccagggggccacttcctggttccagggggccacttcctggttccaggagccacttcctggttccagggggccacttcctggttccaggagccacttcctggttccagggGGTTTCAGCTCAAGCTGCATGTTGTTATCAGCGCAGAACCAGGGATCCAGACCGGCTGGTTTCCAGGACTGGGAGCAGAACAGAAAGTAGAGACGCTGGACTCATGAGACCATGTGGACGGACGAGGACACACAGAAGGGACGTCCCGGTACCACTGTTCTGCTGACCGAGTCCCGGTACCAGTAGCCAGTGACTGATCAGCTGAGGCCGACGCCTGCCGCCGACGGCGTCACGCCGTGTGACGTCGTCTGCAGTTgctgacgttcaatgaacgagtcgttcgccttaacggctcttttaagagaacgacgagagccggttcagccgTCTGAGAGCCGCTCCTTTGGGCAAACTGTCCACGcgtccttcacgtgtctcccgggtgtctcctgagtccagctgtctccgctgccttcatgtgaagcACCGAGTTTCAgatttccgcagcagctccagtcacctgaacgcagcagctagctagcggaggaggagggtccagaacccggagaggagccggtgttctggaagaactggtttccctgttaactggcgactggggttctttcacgtcccttgttgctgatagatgttaaaaaccagacaaaaagccgttcagacctttaaagccacacttcaacattttggcaaatggGCCCATTGagctcaactcctcagtcatcagagcagcagactgactgttcctgtgaggcgagctgttgtttatccagaggcgagtcggggaaggttttcaggacggacacaatggaagtggacggtatttttgttccccctcgtcaaactcatcaaatacacaatccaacaaccccacaaCACTTTGgtgacacgttataatccacacattcactacgctgtggaacaccaacaaataatactgtagccTTACGAcgctgaagcaaatactgggaactacttttcctgttgaaatcactacgcccagacgccatgtttagtaagtagttccgtctcagcaatcttcacagaaacaactcaatctggtcattttgcaaTGATATTTACAGGACGAGCAGgacagcctgcaggaccagaccaggGGACCCACCTTAGCCGGcggacccccccctccccggcggacccccccctccccggcgGACCCACCTTGGCCAGCGTTCCCTCCACGCAGTAGCCGGCGATGATGACGCCGTTCCTCTTGTCGGTGCACCAGCTCTCGAACAGCTCCCGCGACAGGCCGCTCTGCATCATGCCCGGAGACGCCATCACCACGCTGGGCCCGATGTCGTCGAAGTGGTCCATGCTCTGgaaggagggggcggggcttagcggGGGCGGGGCTCGGGAGGGCCCGCGTCACGGCTCCCCGCGACCTCCGACCCCTCACCTTCAGGTTGCTGATGTGCTTGAAGACGAAGGGGTTGTTGATGTTGATGGCCTTGCGGATCTTGTCGTTCATGGCGTTGATGTAGGTCTGGTAGACCGCCATGCACTTCCTGGCCAGCGACGAGGCGTAGTAGATGGGGATGTCGTGCAGCTCCGGGTGGTTCTGCCAGTACTCGTCTGTCCCGAGGACACGAACGCATCGCAAAGTGATGTGAAgctgtgttagcattagcactgctAGCTTGGCGGCGTCAGAGGAGGGGTGAAGCTGTGTTAGCATTAGCGCTGCTAGCTTGGCGGTATCAGAGGAGGGGTGAAGCTGTGTTAGCATTAGCGCTGCTAGCTTCGcggtagggctgaacgatacatcgttatatcgatatcgggatctgaacattcaggacattagtttctcaaaatcaacgatatcaagatcCCCCTGCTCGCCCGGCGTGTCGGCTCCGTGCGCAGGTCAGGCCGGCCAATCACAAGCCtcctttactggttgacagctgacggcagagggcggctgcagagtCTGGTGGTGGTGGCAGCGAGTTCTcatgaataaaactgcattgtttttacatctttttgtatcatgatgtttttatttttctgaaaaatgcttaactttcactgaatccactGTAACATATCGTATCGAGGTCCAGACATCTGGCATGGACATCCAGACATGACGTTCTGCCCACAGCGTTCAGCCCCACTTCACGGCATCAGAGGAGGGTGAAGCTGTGTTAGCGTTAGCGTGGCTGGAGGCGTAAGCTGCTAGCGTTAGCGTGGCTGGAGGCGTAAGCTGCTAGCGTTAGCGTGGCTGGAGGCGTAAGCTGTTAGCGTTAGCGTGGCTGGAGGCGTAAGCTGCTAGCGTTAGCGTGGCTGGAGGCGTAAGCTGCTAGCGTTAGCGTGGCTGGAGGTGTAAGCTGCTAGCGTTAGCGCGGCTGGAGGCGTAAGCTGCTAGCGTTAGCGTGGCTGCAGGTGTAAGCTGCTAGCGTTAGCGTGGCTGCAGGTGTAAGCTGCTAGCGTTAGCGTGGCTGCAGGTGTAAGCTGCTAGCGTTAGCGTGGCTGCAGGTGTAAGCTGCTAGCGTTAGCGTGGCTGCAGGTGTAAGCTGCTAGCGTTAGCGTGGCTGGAGGTGTAAGCTGCTAGCGTTAGCGTGGCTGCAGGTGTAAGCTGCTAGCGTTAGCGTGGCTGCAGGTGTAAGCTGCTAGCGTTAGCGTGGCTGCAGGTGTAAGCTGCTAGCGTTagtgtggctgcaggtgtaaGCTGCTAGCGTTAGCGTGGCTGGAGGTGTAAGCTGCTAGCGTTAGCGTGGCTGGAGGTGTAAGCTGCTAGCGTTAGCGTGGCTGCAGGTGTAAGCTGTTAGCGTTAGCGTGGCTGGAGGTGTAAGCTGCTAGCGTTAGCGTGGCTGGAGGTGTAAGCTGCTAGCGTTAGCGTGGCTGCAGGTGTAAGCTGCTAGCGTTAGCGTGGCTGGAGGTGTAAGCTGCTAGCGTTAGCGTGGCTGGAGGCGTAAGCTGCTAGCGTTAGCGTGGCTGGAGGCGTAAGCTGCTAGCGTTAGCGGCTAGCCCTCACccaggatgagcagcagctcctgggcCCGGCCCAGAGCGAAGACGGGGATCAGGCACCGGCCCTCCCGGTTCACGATGTCGTGGACCGTGTTGCAGAACCGAGCCTCTCGCTCCTCCCGCTTCTCGTGGATGTGAGTGCCGTAGGTCGActcctaacacacacacacacacacacacacacaatcacacacacacacacacacacaatgaaggCAAACCAACCTGAACCCCTGGTCTCCCAGACACCCCTAGTCCCCCCCCggtccccctggtcccctggtctCCCAGACCCCCCCAGTCCCCCTGGTCTCCCAGACTCCCCCAGGTCCCCTGGTCTCCCAgacccccccagtcccccctGGTCTCCCAGACCCCCCCAGTCCCCCTGGTCTCCCAGACCCCCCCAGTCCCCCTGGTCTCCCAGACCCCCCCAGTCCCCGGACTCACCGTGATGAGGATGTCCGGCTTGACGCTGGGGATCTCTGCTGCCATCAGGTGTCTGTCCTCCTGACGGGAGAAGTCTCCTGTGTacagcagctacacacacacacacacacacacacacacacacagacacacacacagacacacacacacaccagatgaaGTCCTCCACGCCATGGCTGcgaccagaggaaccagaggaaccagaggaaccggCCCACCTTGACCCCGGCGATCTCGATCATGAACATGGCGGCTCCCAGCACGTGTCCGGCGTGGTAACACCAGAACTTGATGCCGGCGACTTCCTTCACCTCGTGGAAGTTGATGGTCTCGATCTTCTCCATGGAGTCCTCCAGGTCCGTCTCCGTGTACAGCATGTCGTCCGCCGAGATGTTACTGCAGAACCGCAAGAACAGGctggagaacctccacccagcctggagaacctccaccctcagcctggagaacctccacccagcctggagaacctccaccctcagcctggagaacctccacccccagcctggagaacctccacccagcctggagaacctccaccctcagcctggagaacctccacccccagcctggagaacctccacccccagcctggagaacctccacccagcctggagaacctccaccctcagcctggagaacctccacccagcctggagaacctccacccccagcctggagaacctccacccagcctggagaacctccaccctcagcctggagaacctccacccagcctggagaacctccacccagcctggagaacctccaccctcagcctggagaacctccaccctcagcctggagaacctccacccagcctggagaacctccacccagcctggagaacctccacccagcctggagaacctccaccctcagcctggagaacctccacccagcctggagaacctccacccagcctggagaacctccacATACCCAAGAGGTTTGTCTGTCAAACCAACATGGATCCTCAATGTCACTGCAGAGCCCCCCAGAGCCTTCGGGCCCCCTCGGTCCCCCTGgaccctcctggtccctccggccccccctgcacccccaccccggTCAGGCCCTGgtcccccccggccccccccggacccccccggACCCTGCGGGACCTACCTGACCTTGACGTAGTCGGACAGCAGCCAGCGGTAGATGGCCTTGCTGGCGTGGGTCATGAAGGTCCGGCCCTTGAAGCTGGTCTTCTGCAGGAACCAGGGCAGGGCGCCGCAGTGGTCCAGGTGGAAGCTGGGGGGAAAGGGGCGGAGCTTGAGCGGCGTCCCGGCACCGCCCCCCCGGCGCCGGGCCCCGCCCCTCACTGGCTGATGAGCAGCAGGTCGATCTCTGCCGGGTCGATCAGGTCGATGTAGGGCAGCGCGTCCATGCCCTCCAGGCCCGGGTGGATCCCGCAGTCCAGCTGGAACAGGGACACACCGGACCACTCAGAACCCGgtccgggaccgggaccggaaccagaaccacaaccagaaccaggaaCCAAAACCACCAGCGTTACCATGATCTTCCTGCCTTTGAACTCCAGGATGATGCAGGACCGGCCCACCTCCTGACCAGCCCCCCtgcgcgcgtgcgcgcacacacacacacacacacacacacacacacacacacacacacaaagtgtcaGTCCTTCTCTGTCATAACTATTATCAAAGGTTTATGAAGTCATGATTTGTTGGAACCAGAGACAAGAGGAaccatggaccaggaccaggaccaggaccagggagcctggaccaggatcaggaccaggaccagggagcctggaccaggaccaggaacaggaccagggagcctggaccaggaccaggaacaggaccagggagcctggaccaggaccaggaacaggaccagggagcctggaccaggaccaggaacaggaccagggagcctggaccaggaccaggaacaggaccagggaGCCTGGACCAGTCAGTCAGTTAGTTAGTTAATCAGTCGTCAGGTAGTCAGGGTTAACACGCGGTCCCTctccccggtcccggtcccggtcccggtcccggtcccggtccctctccccggtcccggtcccggtcccggtcccgctcCCCCTCCCGCTCCGGTCCCGGTCCGGCTCCCGGTCCTTTGTTGGGACTCACAGCGGCCGGATCAGCAGCTGGTCGCTCTCCTCGGCGGGAACCGTCAGCTCCGCTTTCCGCTTGGCCGCCATGACAGTCAGGGATCAGCGCTCCGTCCGTGGAGAAACAACCGCCTCGGACTTTGTTTccgcctcttcttcttcttctgccccTCGTTTTCCGGTAGTCTGGAGGACTTCCGGTGCACTGCTGACGGGCGCCTCTAGGGGCGCTGCCGCCCAGAGCAGGCTCCGCCTCCGCTCATGAAACATGAAGCTGTAATTGCGGGAAacttccagcagggggcgatgatgctggtttgaGAGAGAGCCCGGTCTCATTGGAGCCATTCAGAAATGCggttttcagagtgaaaataaacataaagctccgggtccagacccggtcctggtctcagtcagTAGTTTGTAgaacctgctgcttctccagactctggctttCACTGAAATCATCTGCTGATTTgattttatgagttaaagttttgcataaatcgcccagtcacagcgccccctctgtCCAGCTGGCATTATAACACCGAGTCGCGAGCCAGCGTTGAATAACCGCTGAATTTTGTTTAGATTTTGAAAATCTGATCAACATTGATATATCAGCGTCATAAAGTCCTACTTTTCAACATAATTTGATGCactaatatttatattttggaTCCACTGTTTTCGCCAAATGTTGCTGTGTCCAGCAGTAAAGCTGCAGTCGTGGAAACAACAGTTTGTCACCAATTCCTgaaaactgtgcaaaaaaaaaaaaaagtcataaagaAGTTATCTGTAAAGTCTGTTTGCATTTCAGCTGAGCGACTTCACCAACTGAGGTATAAAATCTCAGTTTCAGTTTAATTCATAATCCTCGAGGATAAAATGTCTCGTCAGCGTCAGTGgaagcgccgcgccgccggaCGAAGCCGGCCGGTCCAGGCAGGACCGCGAGGCTCAGGACAACGCTCCATCAAGTCCCTCAACTCATTTCTTCAGCACGGACTCTGGAACACAGGTTTGACTCCGACACCGACACGTCTGAAGGGATCGAACCGTCCGGTCACGCAGCGCGACGGGAatctcctgctgctttctggccccgcccccatccgctctgctgcattctgggaacATTCAGATTTATCGACTGTGGTTCCAGTTGTGCTGAGTGGGCGGCGGACGGCGTCTGAAGAGGGAAAACAGGCGGTCAGTATCAGCAGCTCCCACACAAAACCGCTTTTTATGGATGGAAGCGGCTGAaaggtggcggcggcgctccaggCCGCTGTTTGACTGATGAGTTAAAGGTCTGTCCAGGATTCACACGTCTGCGTGACGTCAACATCgtcatgacttcctgtcctctaGGATCCGGACCGATCCGGACCGATCCGGACCGATCCGGACGTCCGCCCAGCAGCAGATTCTGTGCCGGCGTTGTGCCGGTGGCGCCGGCGTAGCgtcgccagagcgccacagcaaacagcaTGAGGGTAAAGAGACGTCTCCACAGAGACACCAGAGAGacgctggaggacggagacagacagtctggacggaggaggaggtctgagaCAGACGTGAAAGTGACTAATCTCTCTGGCGCCGCCCCGCATccagaaccaggaagaagacGGACAGAAGGAGCCTCATTTAAATcacctggagctggagaagcttctggaggacCAGAGGCCTGCAGGGACCCTCTGAGTCCAGGATCCAGCCTGCAGGGACCCTCTGAGTCCAGGATCCAGCCTGCAGGAACCCTCTGAGTCCAGGATCCAGCCTGCAGGGACCCTCTGAGTCCAGAATCCAGCCTGCAGGGACCCTCTGAGTCCAGGATCCAGCCTGGCCTTGGGGCAGCGGGGCTCCAAGCCGGACCTGCCTTCTTATTCTGACTATATTCAGTTATTTGAGACTTTGCCACAGACGGTCCGGTCCAGTCAGTCTTCATAAAGACCACCGTCCCCCTTCGTCCTCTGAGACTGGTTTACCTGCCGGTCCGGTCCAGTCAGTCTTCATAAAGACCACCGTCCCCCTTCGTCCTCTGAGACTGGTTTACCTGCCGGTCCGGTCCAGTCAGTCGTCATAAAGACCACCGTCCCCCTTCGTCCTCTGAGACTGGTTTACCTGCCGGTCCGGTCCAGTCAGTCTTCATAAAGACCACCGTCCCCCTTCGTCCTCTGAGACTGGTTTACCTGCCGGTCCGGTCCAGTCAGTCTTCATAAAGACCACCGTCCCCCTTCGTCCTCTGAGACTGGTTTACCTGCCGGTCCGGTCCAGTCAGTCTTCATAAAGACCACCGTCCCCCTTCGTCCTCTGAGACTGGTTTACCTGCCGGTCCGGTCCAGTCAGTCTTCATAAAGACCACCGTCCCCCTTCGTCCTCTGAGACTGGTTTACCtgccggtccggtccggtccagtcaGTCTTCATAAAGACACCGTCCCCCTTCGTCCTCTGAGACTGGTTTACCtgccggtccggtccggtccgggcCGACTCAGACTCGGCTCACTGATCAGCCGATGAAACGTGACGGAGGACCAACGGGTGGCTGGGGGGTGCATGACAGGACATGTTCTGTAAAGACGGGACTGATCCGATCCAGTCCGGTACCGACCGGATCCAAAGACCAGACCTGGTCTGAGTTTACACGACTGTACAGCTTTCAGCCAACAACATGAAGCAGaatccagacaggaagtccaggaGAACCTCAGAGAAACTCAAAGGATCCGGTcagttctcctcctctgagcctggttctgcagggttctcctctgggcctggttctgcaggattctcctctgagcctggttctacagggttctcctctgagcctggttctgcagggttctcctctgagcctggttctgcagggttctcctcctctgggcctggttctgcagggttctcctctgagcctggttctgcagggttctcctcctctgagcctggttctgcagggttctccacctctgggcctggttctgcagggttctcctctgagcctggttctgcagggttctccacctctgggcctggttctgcagggttctcctcctctgagcctggttctgcagggttctcctcctctgagcctggttctgcagggttctcctcctctgagcctggtgctgcagggttctcctcctctgagcctggttctgcagggttctccacctctgggcctggttctgcagggttctcctctgagcctggttctgcagggttctcctctgagcctggttctgcagggttctcctcctc encodes the following:
- the cpsf3 gene encoding cleavage and polyadenylation specificity factor subunit 3, whose protein sequence is MAAKRKAELTVPAEESDQLLIRPLGAGQEVGRSCIILEFKGRKIMLDCGIHPGLEGMDALPYIDLIDPAEIDLLLISHFHLDHCGALPWFLQKTSFKGRTFMTHASKAIYRWLLSDYVKVSNISADDMLYTETDLEDSMEKIETINFHEVKEVAGIKFWCYHAGHVLGAAMFMIEIAGVKLLYTGDFSRQEDRHLMAAEIPSVKPDILITESTYGTHIHEKREEREARFCNTVHDIVNREGRCLIPVFALGRAQELLLILDEYWQNHPELHDIPIYYASSLARKCMAVYQTYINAMNDKIRKAININNPFVFKHISNLKSMDHFDDIGPSVVMASPGMMQSGLSRELFESWCTDKRNGVIIAGYCVEGTLAKHIMTEPDEISTMSGQKLPLKMSVDYISFSAHTDYQQTSEFIRALKPPHVILVHGEQNEMARLKAALIREYEDNDEVHIEVHNPKNTEAVTLNFRGEKLAKVMGSLADRKCAQGQRVSGILVKRNFNYHILTPSDLSKYTDLCMSTVTQTQALPYSGPISLLVSQLRSLAGEVEQLDSEKITIRVFRSVTLVHEPGLVLLEWVANPLNDMFADAVATVVLEVQSNPNAQKFLEGRRDQDQDQDLFPERLELMLHDMFGDDCVHFKDGGTVSVTVDGVTVSVDPETRAVSCSEDETLRDMVEVAVHRLHDALSPIFSQATPTG